In the Halalkalicoccus sp. CGA53 genome, TGGTACACTCCGCTACTCGTCGTTTCACGATTGGTTCACCGAGGCGCTCTGTGCGTTTCTTCGAGAGGTCCTCGAGGGCGTCCTTAAGGACCTCGAAGCCGAGGAAGACCGTCTCCAAGGTCGGCTCGATCAGTTCCGCGAAGTATTCCTAATTGATATGACGGTCATCACGCTGTATTAGTCTCTCTTGGGCGTGTTTCCAGGTTATGGCGACGACCACGCTGGAGCGAAGCTCCACGTGGTCGAAGCCGTCAGCACGGGACTTCCAGCTTACTTTACCATCACAGACGCGCGTACCCACGAGTCAACGCAACTCTTGACCGGTCCATGGGTTGAGAACGTCATGCTGTTGTTCGATCAAGCCTACTTCGACTACAGGACGATGGATCTCATTAATGCCAACGGCGGCTGGTTCCTCACGCGACTCAAGCCCAACTCAAACCCCGAAATCACCAATGAATTCAGGAAATGGCGTGGCAACGCCATTTCCATGGAAGGGAAGCAGGTTCAGGAGATCTTGGACGATCATCACCGAGACGTCATCAATGTCGGGGGGGAAGACAACTTTGACGACGAGTCTACAACGGCACGGCTTCGTTTGCCGTTGATACGTTCCGTGCCATCGGGGTCTGGAACGAAGAGGAACAACACTATTACCTCTACATCACGAATCTGCCGGCTGAAGAGTATCGCGCGCCTGATATCGCGAAGTTCTATCAGGCGCGCTGGATCCGAACGCTCGTTGCGCTTGCTCCTTTTACAGGGTGCGCCATGAGCCGTTTGGTGCGGACCTAACGTAACCCGACACTATCAGGTCGGATTCGTGTGGTTCATTAGTTACAGCACTCGAAACCGTAGGTGAATCGGAGCACTAACGGCTGAAAGCACTTCTACGTTGGTCATAATTCTGGCAGAGACGGTCTGTAAACGACTGAATTATATTAATTAATACATTGAATTTAATACCTTACATCACGATTACTACGAGATTTGCCTAGAACGGATGTGGAGTACTATTTAATACGCCTCAACCGTATTACTAGACTACTGAAATGCAAGAGATATTACCAAAACTGGAAAGTTGGGGAGTGATCAGCGGATTCTTCTCAGAGGGGGAGATGAAGTTTAGCGAGGAATATATCGAATTATTTGAACAAAAGAAAAAACACGTGGAAGAAATCAATGATCCCGCAAAAATATTTCGATCGACTCCTCTGGAGGGGGTCAACCTCGAAAATTTTAATGATTTAGATAAGGAATTCACAGCACACTTACTTGTCATAAATCAAATTTCTTCGGATATTGCAGATGAGATGCTCGTCAAACTATCGATATTGTTGCACAACTCCATGACGGGATTGGAACGACTCGACGGGCTTGATGAAACGTTTTTTCCTGTACATCCACGTCAGCTTTCATTATTCACCTCAATTTTTGATCCTTTGATTGTGTTTGTTTGGACGGACAATAGCAAACCATGTGAGAAAATGGCTGGTCGCATCCAAAATGTTAAAAATAAAATGGATATTGATATTATTGTCGCCTCTGTGCATGGACCGACCGATCCATATTTTCTTAAAAATGATTGGGGTTTAAAAGCTGCACCAACCACACTAACCATCGAAAATTCTCAAGTTACCTGCAGAATGCTCGGTGTAAGATCAGAGGAAGCAATTGAACGCGAATTG is a window encoding:
- a CDS encoding transposase, coding for MVEAVSTGLPAYFTITDARTHESTQLLTGPWVENVMLLFDQAYFDYRTMDLINANGGWFLTRLKPNSNPEITNEFRKWRGNAISMEGKQVQEILDDHHRDVINVGGEDNFDDESTTARLRLPLIRSVPSGSGTKRNNTITSTSRICRLKSIARLISRSSIRRAGSERSLRLLLLQGAP
- a CDS encoding YbbN family protein; protein product: MQEILPKLESWGVISGFFSEGEMKFSEEYIELFEQKKKHVEEINDPAKIFRSTPLEGVNLENFNDLDKEFTAHLLVINQISSDIADEMLVKLSILLHNSMTGLERLDGLDETFFPVHPRQLSLFTSIFDPLIVFVWTDNSKPCEKMAGRIQNVKNKMDIDIIVASVHGPTDPYFLKNDWGLKAAPTTLTIENSQVTCRMLGVRSEEAIERELALLEI